The following proteins are encoded in a genomic region of Bacteroidota bacterium:
- the rplN gene encoding 50S ribosomal protein L14: MIQEETNLVAADNSGAKRLKCIRVLGGSNRRYASVGDLIVVSVKAAIPNAGVKKGDVSKAVIVRTKKEVRRKDGSYIRFDENAAVLLNNQGEPKGTRIFGPVARELRERNYMKIVSLAPEVL; this comes from the coding sequence ATGATTCAGGAAGAAACAAATTTAGTAGCTGCCGATAATTCCGGTGCTAAAAGATTGAAATGTATTAGAGTGCTTGGTGGCAGCAATAGAAGATACGCCAGCGTAGGAGACCTTATTGTGGTTTCCGTGAAGGCTGCCATACCTAACGCCGGGGTTAAAAAAGGTGATGTATCAAAGGCTGTTATCGTTCGCACAAAGAAGGAAGTAAGACGCAAAGACGGCTCTTACATTCGCTTTGATGAGAATGCTGCCGTACTTCTTAATAACCAGGGCGAACCTAAAGGTACCCGTATCTTTGGACCCGTTGCAAGAGAACTTAGAGAAAGAAACTACATGAAAATAGTTTCTTTGGCTCCTGAAGTTTTGTAG
- the rpsN gene encoding 30S ribosomal protein S14, translating into MARKSLIAREAKRERLYEQYKKIREELKAAGDYEGLQKLPKNSSSVRLHNRCMMTGRARSYYRKFGVSRLVFREKALRGEIPGVKKSSW; encoded by the coding sequence ATGGCAAGAAAAAGTCTTATAGCCAGAGAAGCAAAAAGAGAAAGATTATACGAACAGTATAAAAAAATCAGAGAAGAATTGAAAGCAGCCGGCGATTATGAGGGTCTGCAGAAGCTTCCTAAAAATTCCTCTTCTGTCCGTCTTCACAACAGATGTATGATGACAGGAAGAGCGAGAAGTTATTACAGAAAATTTGGCGTGTCCAGATTGGTCTTCAGAGAAAAAGCTTTGCGTGGTGAAATACCCGGCGTGAAGAAATCAAGTTGGTAA
- the rpsH gene encoding 30S ribosomal protein S8, translating to MTMSDPIADFLTRLRNAIKANKRRVEIPSSNMKVAIAGLLKKYGYIYDFEVIPDNKQNVLRVLLRYSQGKPAINGLKKVSTPGLRVYKSVDELPRVLNGYGIAILSTSSGIMTDKQAKRANVGGEVLCYIW from the coding sequence ATGACAATGTCTGACCCAATAGCCGATTTCTTGACCAGATTGAGAAATGCAATCAAGGCTAACAAGAGAAGAGTTGAGATTCCTTCATCGAATATGAAAGTAGCTATCGCCGGGCTTCTGAAGAAATATGGCTATATCTACGATTTTGAAGTAATTCCCGACAACAAACAGAATGTTTTAAGAGTTCTCTTAAGATATTCGCAAGGCAAGCCGGCAATAAACGGCTTGAAAAAAGTAAGCACCCCGGGTCTTCGGGTTTACAAATCCGTGGATGAACTCCCAAGAGTACTCAACGGTTACGGAATAGCAATTTTATCCACATCCAGTGGAATAATGACAGATAAGCAGGCAAAGCGCGCCAATGTAGGCGGCGAAGTCCTCTGCTATATTTGGTAA
- the rpmC gene encoding 50S ribosomal protein L29, which translates to MKLKEIRELTSEELKTALAENYEALNNLKFRNALKQEANPAAISNTRKTIARLLTIKKERELKAQNN; encoded by the coding sequence ATGAAGTTGAAAGAGATCAGAGAACTGACATCCGAAGAACTTAAAACCGCACTTGCTGAAAACTATGAAGCTTTGAACAACTTAAAGTTCAGAAATGCGCTGAAGCAAGAAGCAAATCCTGCTGCAATAAGCAACACAAGAAAAACTATTGCACGCCTTCTTACCATTAAGAAAGAGCGTGAATTAAAAGCTCAGAATAATTAA
- the rplX gene encoding 50S ribosomal protein L24, which produces MAKINLKKNDKVVVIAGNDKGAKGRILKIFKKTDRVIVEGVNLRKRHTKPNQANPQGGIIEKEAPIHVSNVMIIDSKTGEPSRLGGKLIVDEKTGKEKVVRVSVKSGEMI; this is translated from the coding sequence ATGGCTAAAATAAATCTTAAAAAAAACGATAAAGTTGTAGTTATTGCCGGAAACGACAAAGGTGCCAAAGGCAGAATTCTGAAAATCTTCAAGAAAACTGACCGTGTCATCGTCGAAGGTGTTAACTTAAGAAAAAGACATACAAAACCTAATCAGGCTAACCCTCAGGGTGGCATTATTGAAAAAGAAGCTCCAATCCATGTTTCGAATGTGATGATTATCGATTCGAAAACAGGTGAGCCTTCAAGATTGGGCGGAAAGCTGATAGTGGACGAAAAAACCGGTAAAGAGAAAGTAGTCCGCGTCAGTGTTAAAAGCGGTGAAATGATATAA
- the rplB gene encoding 50S ribosomal protein L2, whose product MAIRKYKPTTPGTRFRSVSDFAEITKSTPEKSLLLPLDKSGGRNNHGRVTSRHKGGGHKRQYRIIDFKRNKFGVPAKVFSIEYDPNRTCRIALLHYEDGEKRYILAPAGIKVGQKVTSGPGSEIKVGNALPLREIPVGSFIHNVELKPGKGGQLARSAGSSIQLIAREKEMATLKLPSGEVRVVRVECMATYGTVGNSDHENISLGKAGRNRWLGRRPLSRGVAKNPVDHPMGGGEGKTSGGGHPVSPWGQAAKGLKTRKRKNPSNRYIVKRRK is encoded by the coding sequence ATGGCAATAAGAAAATATAAGCCCACTACACCCGGGACGAGATTTAGATCGGTTTCAGATTTTGCTGAGATTACTAAATCGACACCGGAGAAGTCTTTACTTCTTCCGTTGGACAAGTCGGGCGGTAGAAACAATCATGGCCGCGTGACTTCAAGACACAAAGGCGGTGGGCACAAAAGACAATATAGAATAATTGACTTCAAGAGGAACAAATTTGGTGTACCCGCAAAAGTCTTTTCTATTGAATACGATCCAAACCGTACCTGCAGAATAGCACTGCTCCACTATGAAGACGGTGAGAAAAGATATATTCTTGCTCCCGCTGGTATCAAAGTTGGTCAGAAGGTAACCTCTGGTCCGGGATCTGAAATTAAAGTTGGTAACGCACTCCCTCTCAGAGAGATCCCTGTGGGAAGTTTTATTCACAATGTTGAATTAAAACCGGGTAAAGGCGGACAACTTGCAAGAAGTGCCGGATCATCCATACAGTTAATCGCAAGAGAAAAAGAGATGGCCACTTTAAAACTCCCTTCTGGTGAAGTAAGAGTGGTAAGAGTCGAATGCATGGCAACCTATGGTACAGTCGGAAATTCAGATCATGAAAATATAAGTTTAGGAAAAGCCGGCCGCAACAGATGGCTGGGCAGAAGACCGTTAAGCAGAGGCGTTGCCAAGAATCCGGTCGATCACCCGATGGGTGGTGGAGAAGGAAAGACTTCAGGCGGTGGTCACCCTGTTTCACCATGGGGTCAGGCTGCTAAAGGTCTGAAGACCCGTAAACGGAAAAATCCTTCCAACAGATATATTGTTAAACGCAGAAAGTAG
- the rplP gene encoding 50S ribosomal protein L16, protein MLMPKRVKFRRAQRGRMTGKAYRGSSVSFGDFGLKALEPAWITSRQIEACRITLSRKMKRDGKVWIRIFPDKPVSKKPLETRMGKGKGAPEFWVAVIKPGRIMFEVAGVSEAIAKEALGTCSYKLPIKTKVVARPDFEQE, encoded by the coding sequence ATGTTAATGCCAAAAAGAGTTAAATTTAGAAGAGCCCAACGAGGACGAATGACCGGTAAAGCCTATCGTGGCTCGTCGGTTTCGTTCGGAGATTTTGGTCTGAAAGCACTTGAACCGGCCTGGATTACCAGCCGTCAGATAGAAGCATGCCGTATCACTCTTTCAAGAAAAATGAAAAGAGACGGTAAAGTATGGATCAGAATATTTCCCGATAAGCCGGTATCCAAAAAACCTTTGGAAACTCGTATGGGTAAAGGTAAAGGCGCACCCGAGTTTTGGGTAGCAGTTATCAAACCGGGAAGAATTATGTTTGAAGTAGCAGGAGTAAGTGAAGCGATAGCCAAAGAAGCTTTGGGTACTTGCTCTTATAAACTCCCCATTAAAACCAAGGTCGTAGCCAGACCCGATTTCGAACAGGAGTAG
- the rplV gene encoding 50S ribosomal protein L22, translating into MEAKATYRFIPSSPRKMRLVVDLVRGMNAVKAMESLQFQPKHASKDALKVIKSAVSNLINNNEEARIQPENVYIKEIFVNNGPAMKRVLPAPMGRAYRVRKRMCHLTVVVSSINIKGQEA; encoded by the coding sequence ATGGAAGCAAAAGCAACATATAGATTTATCCCATCCTCGCCAAGGAAAATGAGACTCGTTGTAGATCTCGTAAGAGGCATGAATGCTGTGAAAGCAATGGAGTCGTTACAGTTCCAGCCAAAACACGCTTCAAAAGATGCTTTGAAAGTTATCAAATCAGCAGTTTCGAACTTGATAAACAACAACGAAGAAGCCAGAATTCAACCGGAAAATGTTTACATAAAAGAAATTTTTGTGAACAATGGTCCTGCGATGAAGAGGGTACTGCCGGCACCAATGGGTAGAGCTTACCGCGTAAGAAAAAGAATGTGCCACCTTACGGTAGTAGTATCATCAATCAATATTAAAGGACAGGAGGCTTAA
- the rpsQ gene encoding 30S ribosomal protein S17, producing the protein MERNNRKTRIGKVVSNKMDKTVVVAIERRVAHPIYKKYYKSTTRLMAHDDLNGCQIGDIVKIMETRPLSKNKRWRLVETLIKAK; encoded by the coding sequence ATGGAAAGAAATAACAGAAAAACCAGAATCGGTAAAGTAGTCAGTAACAAGATGGACAAGACTGTGGTCGTGGCTATCGAGAGAAGGGTTGCTCATCCGATCTACAAAAAGTACTATAAAAGTACAACCAGACTGATGGCGCACGATGACCTTAACGGTTGCCAGATTGGCGATATTGTTAAGATTATGGAAACCCGCCCTCTCAGCAAAAATAAAAGATGGCGTTTAGTTGAAACTTTGATCAAAGCAAAGTAG
- the rpsC gene encoding 30S ribosomal protein S3 encodes MGQKTHPIGIRVGIIRGWESNWFENKSYAVKLKEDDQLRSYVRRRLKSASVSRIVIDRTTKNVIVTIHTAKPGLVIGKSGSEIQKLEEELKQITNKEVKVQVSEIKKPELDAYLVAENVARQLEGRISFRRAMKTSLSSTMKAGGEGIKIMCAGRLGGAEMARTEQYKEGRTPLHTLRSDIDYANGRAETIYGSIGIKVWICRGEILGKRVSD; translated from the coding sequence TTGGGTCAGAAAACTCATCCAATTGGAATCAGAGTTGGAATTATCAGAGGTTGGGAATCGAACTGGTTTGAAAACAAAAGTTATGCTGTAAAGCTTAAAGAGGATGATCAGTTAAGAAGCTATGTAAGAAGAAGACTGAAATCAGCCTCTGTTTCTCGCATCGTGATCGACAGAACCACAAAAAATGTTATCGTTACGATACATACTGCAAAACCCGGTCTAGTAATCGGAAAAAGCGGTTCTGAAATTCAGAAGCTTGAAGAAGAATTGAAGCAGATTACCAATAAAGAAGTTAAAGTACAAGTATCCGAAATCAAAAAACCGGAACTCGATGCTTATCTCGTGGCAGAAAATGTTGCCCGTCAGCTTGAAGGAAGAATATCTTTCAGAAGAGCGATGAAGACATCACTTTCATCCACAATGAAAGCAGGCGGTGAAGGGATAAAGATAATGTGCGCGGGTCGTCTTGGCGGAGCTGAGATGGCAAGAACAGAGCAGTACAAAGAAGGAAGAACTCCACTTCATACTCTCAGATCGGATATTGATTACGCCAACGGCAGAGCCGAAACCATTTATGGTTCCATCGGCATCAAGGTATGGATATGCCGCGGCGAGATTTTAGGTAAAAGAGTATCAGACTAA
- the rplE gene encoding 50S ribosomal protein L5 — protein MAEKTKQKPEVKEKKAAKETAEPAVKIPCRLFEFYKKDVMPALTTKFQYKNVMQVPKLEKIVVNMGVGDAIADPKILEEAVKNLEAFTGQKPTIRKAKQAISNFKLRAGMNIGVKVTLRRDRMYEFFDRLVNIALPRVRDFKGLSDKSFDGRGNYTFGVKEQIIFPEIDVDKVTRILGMDITIVTNAKTDAEAFELLAAFGFPFRKKGN, from the coding sequence ATGGCAGAAAAAACAAAACAAAAACCTGAAGTTAAAGAAAAAAAGGCCGCAAAGGAAACTGCTGAACCGGCAGTAAAGATCCCCTGCAGACTTTTTGAATTTTACAAAAAAGATGTGATGCCTGCGCTCACGACCAAATTTCAGTATAAAAATGTAATGCAGGTTCCAAAGCTGGAGAAAATAGTTGTAAACATGGGCGTTGGTGATGCTATTGCCGATCCCAAGATTCTTGAAGAAGCCGTAAAAAATCTTGAGGCTTTTACAGGTCAGAAACCAACCATCAGAAAAGCCAAACAGGCTATTTCTAACTTCAAGCTTAGAGCCGGTATGAATATCGGGGTAAAAGTTACCTTAAGAAGAGACAGAATGTATGAGTTCTTCGACAGACTTGTAAACATCGCCCTCCCAAGGGTAAGAGATTTCAAGGGCTTGTCTGACAAATCATTCGATGGCAGAGGAAACTACACCTTCGGAGTGAAAGAACAGATTATATTCCCTGAAATTGATGTTGACAAGGTAACACGCATTTTAGGTATGGATATTACAATTGTGACCAACGCAAAAACCGATGCCGAAGCTTTCGAATTATTGGCTGCGTTTGGATTCCCCTTCAGAAAAAAAGGTAACTAA
- the rpsS gene encoding 30S ribosomal protein S19, which translates to MPRSIKKGPFIHYKLLKKVQSLNESGQKKIIKTWSRASMITPDFIGHTVAVHNGNKMIPVYVTENMIGHKFGEFAPTRIFRGHPGTKAEKASRAR; encoded by the coding sequence ATGCCAAGATCCATAAAAAAAGGCCCATTTATTCACTATAAGCTATTGAAAAAAGTACAGTCGCTTAATGAATCAGGACAGAAGAAGATCATTAAGACCTGGTCGAGAGCTTCGATGATAACACCGGACTTTATAGGACACACAGTTGCAGTGCACAACGGTAACAAAATGATTCCTGTATATGTCACTGAAAACATGATCGGGCACAAATTCGGTGAATTTGCTCCCACAAGAATTTTCAGGGGACACCCGGGTACCAAAGCAGAAAAAGCCTCAAGAGCTAGATAG